One genomic window of Actinomycetes bacterium includes the following:
- the truA gene encoding tRNA pseudouridine(38-40) synthase TruA has product MTEPAVPVPGAGGLVRLRLDLGYDGTDFSGWARQPGRRSVQEVVEDSLMTVLRVPESRVTCAGRTDAGVHARSQVAHVDAPVTAVERAGGPGALARRLSGVLPRDVRVTEVTPAPDGFDARFAALWRRYAYRVGDHPAGVDPLRRHDVVDHRRKLDVAAMDEAARALLGVHDFSAFCRPREGATTVRTLLQHGWSRVDGLVVATIVADAFCHNMVRALVGAALAVGEGRRPAAWPAEVLAGRVRRPDVQVAPPHGLTLEEVRYPPDEELAARAQAARRRREEPT; this is encoded by the coding sequence GTGACCGAGCCCGCCGTCCCCGTCCCCGGGGCCGGCGGGCTCGTCCGTCTGCGCCTGGACCTCGGGTACGACGGGACCGACTTCTCCGGCTGGGCCCGCCAGCCGGGGCGGCGGAGCGTGCAGGAGGTCGTCGAGGACTCGCTGATGACCGTGCTGCGGGTCCCTGAGTCGCGGGTCACCTGCGCCGGTCGGACCGACGCCGGTGTCCACGCGCGCAGTCAGGTCGCCCACGTGGACGCGCCGGTGACGGCGGTCGAGAGGGCCGGCGGTCCCGGCGCGCTGGCCCGCCGCCTGTCGGGGGTCCTGCCTCGCGACGTACGCGTGACCGAGGTGACGCCCGCACCGGACGGGTTCGACGCCCGCTTCGCCGCTCTCTGGCGCCGCTACGCCTACCGGGTCGGCGACCACCCGGCCGGGGTGGACCCGCTGCGCCGGCACGACGTGGTCGACCACCGCCGCAAGCTGGACGTGGCGGCGATGGACGAGGCTGCTCGTGCGCTGCTCGGCGTGCACGACTTCAGCGCCTTCTGCCGGCCCCGCGAGGGCGCCACCACGGTGCGGACCCTGCTTCAGCACGGGTGGTCGCGCGTGGACGGGCTGGTCGTGGCCACGATCGTCGCGGACGCCTTCTGCCACAACATGGTGCGGGCGCTGGTCGGCGCGGCCCTGGCGGTCGGCGAGGGCCGGCGACCGGCGGCGTGGCCGGCCGAGGTGCTGGCCGGCAGGGTACGGCGGCCGGACGTCCAAGTCGCTCCTCCGCACGGGCTGACCCTCGAGGAGGTCCGCTACCCACCGGACGAGGAGCTGGCGGCACGAGCCCAGGCGGCACGCCGCCGACGGGAGGAGCCCACATGA
- the rplQ gene encoding 50S ribosomal protein L17 translates to MPSPAKGARLGGGPAHERLMLANLATALFEHGKITTTEAKAKRLRPLAERLITFAKRGDLHARRRVMTVVRDKSVVHELFAEIGPRYGNRHGGYTRITKVGPRKGDNAPMAVIELVEALTAKAETVKEAEAATKRTAKKTAKKTAKKASATDEAATAAAASEAAEAAAEEAADDAAEGDVEGAEQAAAEAREAADEAAAAAEGSTDEKVDEAAGEAEAFAEIAEDAAEDAKKSE, encoded by the coding sequence ATGCCCAGCCCAGCCAAGGGAGCCCGCCTCGGCGGCGGCCCGGCGCACGAGCGACTGATGCTCGCCAACCTGGCCACCGCGCTGTTCGAGCACGGCAAGATCACTACGACAGAGGCCAAGGCCAAGCGGCTGCGTCCCCTGGCCGAGCGCCTGATCACGTTCGCGAAGCGCGGGGACCTGCACGCACGCCGGCGGGTGATGACCGTCGTGCGGGACAAGAGCGTGGTGCACGAGCTATTCGCCGAGATCGGCCCGCGATACGGGAACCGTCACGGCGGCTACACCCGGATCACCAAGGTCGGGCCCCGCAAGGGTGACAACGCCCCGATGGCCGTCATCGAGCTGGTCGAGGCGCTGACGGCCAAGGCCGAGACGGTGAAGGAGGCGGAGGCGGCCACGAAGCGGACCGCCAAGAAGACCGCCAAGAAGACAGCGAAGAAGGCTTCTGCCACGGACGAGGCGGCGACGGCGGCAGCGGCCTCCGAGGCTGCCGAGGCCGCGGCCGAGGAGGCCGCCGACGACGCCGCCGAGGGTGACGTCGAAGGCGCCGAGCAGGCTGCTGCCGAGGCCCGTGAGGCCGCGGACGAGGCGGCTGCCGCTGCCGAGGGCTCCACGGACGAGAAGGTCGACGAGGCCGCCGGCGAGGCCGAGGCCTTCGCCGAGATCGCCGAGGACGCCGCCGAGGACGCCAAGAAGTCGGAGTAG
- a CDS encoding uridine kinase — translation MTTTASREEVLVTLASMVLALPEGAPRSVCLTGVGCSGKTTLAAELVEVVQGAGRPVVPVSYDDFHFPRERRHRQGRASAAGYLDDSFDPGALRRLVLDPVAEGATSVVPAAYDLAADEPVDPEPVPLPADGVVLVEGSFLLVPDLARRWDLSVMVVADPGSVLERGLVRDADLGTPEQVRELYLRRYLAAEALHQERDDPWSRADVVVEMSDPASPAVLGSP, via the coding sequence ATGACCACCACGGCGAGCCGCGAGGAGGTGCTGGTCACCTTGGCGTCCATGGTGCTGGCACTGCCCGAGGGTGCACCACGATCGGTGTGCCTCACCGGCGTCGGCTGCAGCGGCAAGACGACGCTGGCCGCCGAGCTCGTCGAGGTCGTGCAGGGCGCCGGCCGCCCGGTCGTGCCGGTGTCCTACGACGACTTCCACTTCCCGCGCGAGCGGCGTCACCGCCAGGGTCGTGCGTCGGCCGCGGGCTACCTGGACGACTCGTTCGACCCAGGGGCCTTGCGCCGGCTGGTCCTCGACCCGGTGGCCGAGGGCGCCACGAGCGTCGTGCCGGCGGCGTACGACCTCGCCGCGGACGAGCCGGTCGACCCCGAGCCGGTGCCGTTGCCGGCGGACGGGGTGGTCCTCGTCGAAGGGTCCTTCCTCCTCGTCCCGGACCTCGCGCGCAGGTGGGACCTCTCGGTGATGGTGGTCGCGGACCCCGGGAGCGTGCTGGAGCGCGGGCTGGTGCGCGACGCGGACCTCGGCACGCCGGAGCAGGTCCGGGAGCTCTACCTGCGGCGCTACCTGGCGGCCGAGGCGCTGCACCAGGAGCGCGACGACCCGTGGTCGCGAGCCGACGTGGTCGTCGAGATGTCGGACCCGGCGTCGCCGGCGGTCCTCGGCTCTCCCTAA